The Tepidisphaeraceae bacterium genome includes a window with the following:
- a CDS encoding RluA family pseudouridine synthase: MPTLLDRLLLLQPTAKRTTLRQMLAAGRVRVDGQRARSLKQELPDSAKVTIADHAPRATPSPGPLTIVHEDADLLVINKPPGLLTSTGPREQRPTALKFVQDYFAGNRDVRVGLIHRLDRDASGLLVFSKSNMAYDSLKTQFFKHSVDRVYSAVVMRVPSERQDTLNKPLEERTDGTVYVCRGNRGQLAVTHYAVVSQNAQNQALLRVTLETGRKHQIRVHLSHAGWPIVGDSVYGDATPGVGLMLCAVELAVDHPRTGQRVAWSLPIPAFMRKLFAEPKP; encoded by the coding sequence ATGCCGACGCTGCTCGATCGCCTGCTGCTGCTTCAACCGACCGCCAAGCGTACCACGCTACGGCAGATGCTGGCTGCCGGACGGGTTCGAGTCGATGGCCAGCGGGCGCGATCGCTGAAGCAGGAACTGCCCGACAGTGCCAAAGTGACGATCGCCGACCACGCCCCGCGGGCGACGCCGTCACCCGGGCCGTTGACGATCGTGCATGAGGATGCGGACCTGCTGGTCATCAACAAACCACCCGGCCTGCTGACCAGCACCGGCCCGCGCGAGCAGCGCCCGACGGCGCTCAAGTTCGTGCAGGACTACTTCGCTGGCAACCGCGACGTGCGCGTGGGGCTAATCCATCGGCTGGATCGGGACGCGTCGGGGTTGCTCGTCTTCTCGAAATCGAACATGGCGTACGACTCGCTGAAGACGCAGTTCTTCAAGCACAGCGTCGACCGCGTCTACAGCGCCGTGGTGATGCGCGTGCCGTCCGAACGGCAGGACACGCTGAACAAGCCATTGGAAGAACGCACCGACGGCACCGTCTACGTCTGCCGAGGTAATCGCGGGCAGTTGGCGGTGACGCATTACGCGGTCGTCAGTCAGAACGCGCAGAACCAAGCCCTGCTGCGCGTGACGCTGGAGACGGGCCGGAAGCACCAGATCCGCGTGCACCTGTCGCACGCCGGCTGGCCCATCGTCGGTGATTCCGTCTACGGCGACGCCACCCCCGGCGTCGGCCTGATGCTGTGCGCCGTCGAACTGGCCGTCGACCACCCCCGCACCGGCCAGCGCGTCGCCTGGAGCCTGCCCATCCCCGCCTTCATGCGCAAGCTCTTCGCAGAACCAAAGCCCTGA
- a CDS encoding bifunctional alpha,alpha-trehalose-phosphate synthase (UDP-forming)/trehalose-phosphatase — MSAAKPDSRSKLLIVANRLPITLHDDLSQSTKSSGGLVAALEGVDTDQYDVKWIGWPGRDLPADRQPEATRFLQEKYAATPVFMSAEEQQGFYEGYSNSSLWPLLHYMPTRFRHEAAWWRAYQDVNQRFADAVLAEASEGDAVWVHDYQLMLVPQMIKAARPSLRVGFFLHTPFPSYEVFRYLPQRNELVAGLLGADLIGFHTYGYMRHYRSCALRLLGLEAEISTIRHESRTTHLGVYPIGINAAKFNQQMDSPEHAEHHAALAKNHAGMKIVLSVERMDYTKGILHRLDAIDLFLEQQRPEQRDTVRFIFIGVPSREGVAEYQELRDEVEGRVGRLNGKYATLHNSPVLFIHGSVAFADLCAMYELADVCMVTPLIDGMNLVAKEFVACQRNCRERSYCGVLVLSEFAGAAVELHSAVVVNPHDQQAVADALRDALEMPLEERCERMEAMRERVMQHDARTWAKQFINDLATHAPVPEVPHPIGEATTLLRAAIADPNRRVALFLDYDGTLREIERDPAAAGPNAGVIALLDRLVKQRNVDTTIVSGRVSADLQRWLGHYPFGLVAEHGASIRRPGSETWENLADTLDFRWKDEVLPLLRNYSDSTPGTTVEVKSTGLVWHYRRADPEFGQWKAKALTEELSNFTANLPVHVRHGRKIVEVAAASVNKANAVMRILSETQVEMGHGYDVMLCAGDDLTDESMFQIQRDNLLTVKVGIADTRATYRVADPGAFRAMLMECLGS, encoded by the coding sequence ATGTCTGCTGCCAAACCTGATTCACGCTCGAAACTGCTCATCGTTGCCAACCGCCTGCCCATCACGCTGCACGACGATCTATCCCAAAGCACGAAATCCTCAGGCGGCCTCGTGGCGGCGCTGGAAGGGGTGGACACCGACCAATACGACGTAAAATGGATCGGCTGGCCCGGTCGCGACCTGCCGGCCGACCGGCAGCCGGAGGCGACGCGGTTCCTTCAGGAGAAGTACGCCGCCACACCCGTGTTCATGTCGGCCGAGGAGCAGCAGGGGTTCTACGAGGGGTACAGCAACTCCAGCCTCTGGCCCCTGCTTCACTACATGCCCACGCGCTTCCGGCACGAGGCAGCGTGGTGGCGGGCGTACCAGGACGTCAACCAGCGCTTCGCCGACGCCGTGCTCGCCGAGGCCAGCGAGGGCGACGCCGTCTGGGTGCACGACTACCAGCTCATGCTGGTGCCGCAGATGATCAAGGCGGCCCGACCGTCGCTGCGCGTGGGGTTCTTCCTGCACACGCCCTTCCCGTCGTACGAGGTCTTCCGTTACTTGCCGCAGCGGAACGAACTGGTCGCCGGCCTGCTGGGGGCCGACCTCATCGGCTTCCACACGTACGGCTACATGCGCCACTACCGCAGCTGCGCGCTGCGCCTGCTCGGGCTCGAGGCCGAGATCTCCACCATTCGCCACGAGAGCCGCACGACGCATTTGGGCGTCTACCCGATCGGCATCAACGCCGCCAAGTTCAACCAGCAGATGGACTCGCCCGAGCACGCCGAGCATCACGCGGCGCTGGCGAAGAATCATGCCGGCATGAAGATCGTGCTATCGGTCGAGCGGATGGACTACACGAAGGGCATCCTGCATCGGCTGGACGCGATCGACCTGTTCCTGGAACAGCAACGGCCCGAGCAGCGCGACACCGTGCGGTTCATCTTCATCGGCGTGCCATCGCGCGAGGGCGTGGCCGAGTACCAGGAACTGCGCGACGAGGTCGAGGGCCGCGTCGGCCGGTTGAACGGCAAGTACGCCACGCTGCACAACAGCCCAGTGCTGTTCATCCACGGCTCGGTCGCGTTCGCCGACCTGTGCGCGATGTACGAACTGGCCGACGTCTGCATGGTGACGCCGCTGATCGACGGCATGAACCTGGTGGCCAAGGAGTTCGTCGCCTGCCAGCGCAACTGCCGCGAGCGAAGTTACTGCGGCGTGCTGGTGCTGTCGGAGTTCGCCGGCGCCGCCGTCGAGCTGCACAGCGCCGTGGTCGTCAACCCGCACGACCAACAAGCCGTTGCCGACGCGCTGCGCGATGCGCTGGAGATGCCGCTTGAGGAGCGCTGCGAGCGCATGGAGGCGATGCGCGAGCGCGTGATGCAGCACGACGCCCGCACGTGGGCCAAGCAGTTCATCAACGATCTGGCCACCCACGCGCCCGTGCCCGAGGTGCCCCACCCGATCGGCGAGGCGACCACCCTGCTACGCGCCGCCATCGCCGATCCCAACCGCCGGGTGGCGCTGTTCCTGGACTACGACGGCACGCTGCGCGAGATCGAGCGCGACCCCGCCGCCGCGGGTCCGAACGCCGGGGTGATCGCGCTGCTCGACCGGTTGGTGAAGCAACGAAACGTCGACACGACGATCGTCAGCGGGCGCGTGAGCGCCGACCTGCAGCGATGGCTTGGTCACTATCCGTTCGGCCTCGTCGCCGAGCACGGCGCCAGCATCCGCCGGCCCGGTAGCGAGACCTGGGAGAACCTCGCCGACACGCTCGACTTCCGCTGGAAGGACGAGGTGCTGCCCCTGCTGCGCAACTACAGCGACTCGACGCCCGGCACCACGGTGGAGGTGAAGAGCACCGGCCTCGTCTGGCACTACCGCCGGGCCGACCCCGAGTTCGGCCAGTGGAAGGCGAAAGCGCTGACCGAAGAACTTTCGAACTTCACCGCCAACCTCCCCGTCCACGTGCGCCACGGCCGCAAGATCGTCGAGGTCGCCGCCGCCAGCGTGAACAAGGCCAACGCGGTCATGCGCATCCTCTCCGAAACCCAGGTCGAGATGGGCCACGGCTACGACGTCATGCTCTGCGCCGGCGACGACCTGACCGACGAAAGCATGTTCCAGATTCAGCGCGACAACCTGCTGACCGTCAAGGTCGGCATCGCCGACACCCGAGCCACCTACCGCGTCGCCGACCCCGGGGCGTTCCGCGCGATGCTGATGGAATGCCTGGGATCATGA